One part of the Pecten maximus chromosome 9, xPecMax1.1, whole genome shotgun sequence genome encodes these proteins:
- the LOC117334794 gene encoding uncharacterized protein DR_0269-like — translation MGLNIDERDEPDVFEGVLFEPDVFVGGFEPDVFEGGFEPDVFEGGFEPDVFERGFEPDVFERGFEPDVFVGGFEPDEFEGGFEPDGFEGGFEPDVFEGGFEPDVFVGGFEPDVFEGGFEPDVFERGFEPDVFEGGFEPDVFEKGFEPDVFEGGCEPDVFEGGFEPDVFEGGFEPDVFEGGFESDVFEFTV, via the coding sequence AGATGAGCCTGACGTGTTTGAGGGAGTTTTGTTTGAGCCTGATGTATTTGTGGGAGGTTTTGAGCCTGATGTATTTGAGGGAGGTTTTGAGCCTGATGTATTTGAGGGAGGTTTTGAGCCTGATGTATTTGAGAGAGGTTTTGAGCCTGATGTATTTGAGAGAGGTTTTGAGCCTGATGTATTTGTGGGAGGTTTTGAGCCTGATGAATTTGAGGGAGGTTTTGAGCCTGATGGATTTGAGGGAGGTTTTGAGCCTGATGTATTTGAGGGAGGTTTTGAGCCTGATGTATTTGTGGGAGGTTTTGAGCCTGATGTATTTGAGGGAGGTTTTGAGCCTGATGTATTTGAGAGAGGTTTTGAGCCTGATGTATTTGAGGGAGGTTTTGAGCCTGATGTATTTGAGAAAGGTTTTGAGCCTGATGTATTTGAGGGAGGTTGTGAGCCTGATGTATTTGAGGGAGGTTTTGAGCCTGATGTATTTGAGGGAGGTTTTGAGCCTGATGTATTTGAGGGAGGTTTTGAGTCTGATGTATTTGAGTTTACAGTATGA